A DNA window from Siniperca chuatsi isolate FFG_IHB_CAS linkage group LG6, ASM2008510v1, whole genome shotgun sequence contains the following coding sequences:
- the armh1 gene encoding armadillo-like helical domain containing protein 1 isoform X2 codes for MSTQEEQANIGKVLSFLREWDRGDRTVRSRMLDTFLTQNTGKTFYELELEFAQVASLFLARLTTWMRLTYMFGTFLGLQLKAIGIFLSSSSHDQYLMEFLEDGGVLTLLDILSHSQSKEEEKAEALRLLLTVSNAGRKYKEIICESHGVKAIAECLAKSNTDKTQETAWALLESLSHGNPKYQIQIYKGLIALMTCTSPKAQQLVLHTLHTVQSKMKTAHHSIVEPLLNMLRSLQPEVQDEAINLILDLKCYDVRPVLLSGLVSLLRPTKEEVQQLHNMEESEIIKMTGSLPAFVQQAAAAKTIRLLAKDSQEVSRELLPLGVIQHLLYAMGNREHTDAQIQASLALEHFVRSYPVIEEHVQRVIGSALFAAFMHKADTLYMNMDETQAEILLTNKFWMVTTVKTDKRNK; via the exons ATGTCAACACAGGAAGAACAAGCGAATATCGGCAAAGTACTCAGTTTTCTTCGAGAATGGGACCGTGGTGACAGGACAGTCCGCAGCCGCATGTTGGACACTTTCCTGACTCAAAACACAGGGAAGACATTTTATGAGCTGGAGCTGGAGTTTGCGCAGGTTGCCAGCCTCTTCCTGGCTCGACTCACCACCTGGATGAGACTCAC ATACATGTTTGGGACATTCTTAGGACTGCAGCTTAAAGCAATTGGGATTTTCCTTTCTTCATCAAGCCA TGATCAGTACCTAATGGAGTTCCTGGAGGATGGAGGTGTTCTCACTCTCCTGGACATCTTGAGCCACTCTCAGagcaaagaggaagaaaaggcaGAGGCCCTCCGTCTTCTGCTCACTGTCTCAAATGCTGGTCGCAAGTACAAAGAGATTATCTGTGAAAGCCATG GTGTGAAAGCTATAGCAGAGTGTCTGGCTAAGTCAAACACAGATAAAACCCAAGAGACAGCATGGGCCCTCCTGGAGTCCCTGTCCCATGGAAACCCCAAGTATCAAATCCAAATCTACAAAGGTCTGATTGCTCTCATGACTTGTACCTCCCCAAAGGCCCAGCAGCTGGTCCTGCACACCTTACACACTGTGCAG tccaaaatgaaaacagcccATCACAGCATTGTGGAACCTCTGCTGAACATGCTCAGGTCCCTGCAGCCTGAGGTTCAGGATGAAG CTATAAATCTGATCTTAGACCTGAAGTGTTATGATGTGAGGCCAGTGCTGCTCAGTGGACTGGTCTCTCTGCTGAGGCCTACTAAAGAAGAAGTACAGCAGCTCCACAATATGGAAG AGTCTGAGATAATCAAGATGACTGGATCTCTGCCTGCGTTTGTGCAACAAGCTGCTGCAGCTAAAACTATACG CTTACTGGCCAAGGACAGTCAGGAGGTTTCCCGTGAGCTCCTCCCTCTTGGAGTGATCCAACATCTTCTGTACGCTATGGGTAACAGAGAACACACTGATGCCCAAATACAAGCCAGTCTGGCCTTGGAG CACTTTGTCCGCTCATACCCAGTTATTGAGGAACATGTGCAGAGAGTCATTGGCAGTGCACTGTTTGCAGCCTTTATG CACAAAGCTGACACTTTGTACATGAATATGGATGAAACACAAGCTGAAATCCTGCTAACTAACAAG TTTTGGATGGTGACAACTGTGAAGACTGACAAGAGGAACAAATAG
- the armh1 gene encoding armadillo-like helical domain containing protein 1 isoform X1, protein MSTQEEQANIGKVLSFLREWDRGDRTVRSRMLDTFLTQNTGKTFYELELEFAQVASLFLARLTTWMRLTYMFGTFLGLQLKAIGIFLSSSSHDQYLMEFLEDGGVLTLLDILSHSQSKEEEKAEALRLLLTVSNAGRKYKEIICESHGVKAIAECLAKSNTDKTQETAWALLESLSHGNPKYQIQIYKGLIALMTCTSPKAQQLVLHTLHTVQSKMKTAHHSIVEPLLNMLRSLQPEVQDEAINLILDLKCYDVRPVLLSGLVSLLRPTKEEVQQLHNMEESEIIKMTGSLPAFVQQAAAAKTIRLLAKDSQEVSRELLPLGVIQHLLYAMGNREHTDAQIQASLALEHFVRSYPVIEEHVQRVIGSALFAAFMHKADTLYMNMDETQAEILLTNKVNITEVLDGDNCED, encoded by the exons ATGTCAACACAGGAAGAACAAGCGAATATCGGCAAAGTACTCAGTTTTCTTCGAGAATGGGACCGTGGTGACAGGACAGTCCGCAGCCGCATGTTGGACACTTTCCTGACTCAAAACACAGGGAAGACATTTTATGAGCTGGAGCTGGAGTTTGCGCAGGTTGCCAGCCTCTTCCTGGCTCGACTCACCACCTGGATGAGACTCAC ATACATGTTTGGGACATTCTTAGGACTGCAGCTTAAAGCAATTGGGATTTTCCTTTCTTCATCAAGCCA TGATCAGTACCTAATGGAGTTCCTGGAGGATGGAGGTGTTCTCACTCTCCTGGACATCTTGAGCCACTCTCAGagcaaagaggaagaaaaggcaGAGGCCCTCCGTCTTCTGCTCACTGTCTCAAATGCTGGTCGCAAGTACAAAGAGATTATCTGTGAAAGCCATG GTGTGAAAGCTATAGCAGAGTGTCTGGCTAAGTCAAACACAGATAAAACCCAAGAGACAGCATGGGCCCTCCTGGAGTCCCTGTCCCATGGAAACCCCAAGTATCAAATCCAAATCTACAAAGGTCTGATTGCTCTCATGACTTGTACCTCCCCAAAGGCCCAGCAGCTGGTCCTGCACACCTTACACACTGTGCAG tccaaaatgaaaacagcccATCACAGCATTGTGGAACCTCTGCTGAACATGCTCAGGTCCCTGCAGCCTGAGGTTCAGGATGAAG CTATAAATCTGATCTTAGACCTGAAGTGTTATGATGTGAGGCCAGTGCTGCTCAGTGGACTGGTCTCTCTGCTGAGGCCTACTAAAGAAGAAGTACAGCAGCTCCACAATATGGAAG AGTCTGAGATAATCAAGATGACTGGATCTCTGCCTGCGTTTGTGCAACAAGCTGCTGCAGCTAAAACTATACG CTTACTGGCCAAGGACAGTCAGGAGGTTTCCCGTGAGCTCCTCCCTCTTGGAGTGATCCAACATCTTCTGTACGCTATGGGTAACAGAGAACACACTGATGCCCAAATACAAGCCAGTCTGGCCTTGGAG CACTTTGTCCGCTCATACCCAGTTATTGAGGAACATGTGCAGAGAGTCATTGGCAGTGCACTGTTTGCAGCCTTTATG CACAAAGCTGACACTTTGTACATGAATATGGATGAAACACAAGCTGAAATCCTGCTAACTAACAAGGTGAACATAACTGAAG TTTTGGATGGTGACAACTGTGAAGACTGA